From the genome of Fibrobacter sp. UWR4, one region includes:
- a CDS encoding porin family protein, producing MNLKMKSALAAASFAAIAFAQDAAPVAAPASETAAPAEVKADAAYQNLEKDVPETAAESSVPEESAPVAVRNESEAPAPVAEIAPAAEPAPAAPVEGPAPVAVRNGGSSAAQPVTEPAKPAPKKTTYVERVYIGMDGTPVHTVYVAETSGQDTVTLDQLRGRYPMEFKIGVQGSINGYYMSNGEYGDWDEETFDGLSWRAGVSAIIPLNEYTMGVKLGVLYEQSNASENYYVNKVPTTFKFEQKKLDIPVLFTFKSMDSRIYFDMGAQLSVPLQDELKVSFTDPDTKDKKKSKVDLIDDDYRNSLDWSLVFGFSVLANKYISLDVRAELGLSDLYDGYLSAAGQTDVLDLNLSTSSFGVGITVYPF from the coding sequence ATGAATTTGAAGATGAAGTCCGCATTGGCTGCAGCTTCTTTTGCAGCAATTGCCTTTGCCCAGGATGCAGCTCCGGTTGCCGCACCCGCTTCAGAAACTGCAGCTCCTGCAGAAGTTAAGGCAGACGCTGCCTATCAGAATCTTGAAAAGGATGTGCCAGAAACTGCAGCTGAGTCATCTGTCCCCGAAGAATCTGCACCTGTTGCTGTCCGTAATGAATCTGAAGCTCCGGCGCCTGTAGCGGAAATAGCACCTGCCGCAGAACCCGCTCCTGCCGCTCCTGTAGAAGGCCCGGCACCTGTTGCTGTCCGTAATGGAGGTTCTTCTGCTGCTCAGCCTGTTACGGAACCTGCAAAGCCTGCTCCCAAGAAAACCACTTACGTTGAACGCGTTTATATTGGAATGGATGGAACTCCGGTACATACAGTGTACGTTGCTGAAACATCCGGCCAGGATACCGTGACTCTGGACCAGCTCCGTGGCCGTTATCCGATGGAATTCAAGATTGGTGTCCAGGGGTCTATTAACGGCTATTACATGAGTAATGGCGAATATGGCGACTGGGATGAAGAAACTTTTGATGGTCTTTCCTGGCGTGCTGGTGTCAGTGCAATCATTCCTTTGAATGAATATACCATGGGTGTCAAGCTGGGCGTACTTTATGAGCAGAGTAATGCCAGCGAAAACTATTATGTGAATAAGGTTCCCACTACTTTCAAGTTTGAACAGAAGAAATTGGATATTCCAGTCCTGTTCACTTTCAAGTCTATGGATTCCCGCATCTATTTCGATATGGGTGCCCAGCTTTCCGTTCCTCTTCAGGATGAACTGAAGGTTTCCTTCACCGATCCTGATACTAAGGATAAGAAGAAGAGCAAGGTTGATCTAATTGATGATGATTACCGTAATTCACTGGACTGGAGCCTTGTATTCGGGTTCTCCGTCCTTGCAAACAAGTATATCTCCCTGGATGTCCGTGCTGAACTAGGCCTGTCTGATTTGTATGACGGTTACTTGAGTGCGGCTGGCCAGACAGATGTTCTGGATCTAAACCTGAGCACATCTAGCTTTGGTGTTGGCATAACCGTATATCCGTTCTAA
- a CDS encoding diguanylate cyclase → MAGFNAVSLDAKVAQSAGYALGLVCSLFIFFANRYLVPKYPKLLNWLVDLFELNLFAFGFVLAFISSPNQLTISLLVMFAIVPMFFTVRPIRVILMYVCLELLFIHLAMVLKSPETRILEVANMLVYSNVGLALGIYMTRMKLERFIFEHRVNELTNQEQMTRYLKSVSTIYLSMHHADLDTGMYAEIRSTENFNNALDRVDKNFGRLVKRGIEYSADPDFQDAALRFVDVSTVKERLKGKRTITHEYLSKKGSWCRARYVNVDYDKSDDLPRFVIFAVEDIDEQKRREKELISQAETDSMTGLLNRNGGVTKIKEAIHGGKKGLLCLFDVDRFKNINDSYGHQIGDKVIIAVADAMRRVFRDGDIMLRLGGDEYMVFLNKIQTEEQGCLAFGRFFAELSNVVIEGLDDYQVCVSLGATFYRGGKIDFDDLYKQADSCTYESKKIEGRSFTFYRA, encoded by the coding sequence TTGGCTGGGTTCAATGCCGTGAGTCTGGACGCAAAGGTTGCCCAGAGTGCAGGTTATGCCCTTGGACTTGTCTGTTCCCTTTTCATATTCTTTGCAAACCGTTACCTGGTTCCGAAATATCCGAAACTGTTGAATTGGCTTGTTGACCTATTTGAACTGAACTTATTTGCCTTTGGGTTTGTATTGGCGTTTATCTCTTCACCGAATCAGCTGACCATTTCCTTGCTGGTCATGTTTGCCATTGTGCCAATGTTCTTTACGGTTAGGCCGATCCGTGTGATTTTGATGTACGTCTGCCTGGAATTGCTTTTTATCCATTTAGCCATGGTGTTGAAATCGCCCGAAACTCGTATACTTGAAGTAGCGAATATGCTTGTGTATAGCAATGTGGGTCTTGCGCTCGGTATCTATATGACCCGTATGAAATTGGAACGTTTTATTTTCGAGCATCGAGTGAATGAACTGACCAACCAGGAACAGATGACCCGTTACCTGAAGTCTGTCTCTACCATTTATTTGAGTATGCATCATGCTGATCTGGATACCGGTATGTATGCGGAGATTCGCAGTACTGAAAATTTCAATAATGCGTTGGATCGAGTGGATAAGAATTTCGGTCGTCTGGTGAAAAGAGGTATCGAATACAGTGCCGATCCTGATTTTCAGGATGCTGCACTACGGTTTGTAGATGTATCGACCGTTAAGGAACGTCTAAAAGGCAAGAGAACCATTACCCACGAATATCTATCAAAGAAAGGGAGTTGGTGCCGCGCCCGTTATGTGAATGTGGATTATGACAAGTCTGACGATTTGCCCCGTTTTGTCATATTTGCTGTAGAAGATATTGATGAACAGAAACGTCGTGAAAAGGAACTGATTTCTCAGGCGGAAACAGATTCCATGACTGGGCTGTTAAATCGAAATGGCGGTGTAACCAAGATCAAGGAAGCCATCCACGGCGGAAAGAAGGGTTTGCTGTGCCTCTTTGATGTGGACCGATTCAAGAATATTAACGATAGCTATGGCCACCAGATTGGGGATAAGGTCATTATAGCGGTGGCAGATGCCATGCGCCGGGTTTTTCGCGATGGAGACATCATGTTAAGATTGGGCGGTGACGAATACATGGTCTTCCTGAATAAGATTCAGACTGAGGAGCAGGGATGTCTCGCTTTTGGACGATTCTTTGCGGAACTGTCTAACGTTGTGATTGAAGGTCTTGACGACTATCAGGTTTGCGTCAGTCTGGGCGCTACGTTCTATAGGGGCGGCAAGATCGATTTCGACGATCTCTACAAACAGGCGGATTCCTGTACTTACGAAAGTAAGAAAATCGAGGGCAGGTCCTTCACTTTCTATCGTGCGTAA
- a CDS encoding M17 family metallopeptidase, translating into MKINIVKNASGKANVSALFFVKQSIQFSNVLSDVATTQVESVLKGMAEGPFEDLDLLEIDGTSTIFVNAAKERGISSLDHLRMAAYRLAKKAMARQIPIVSIMLADAADEQFKSIVHGLNYANYKFDAYKSKQKDNFQVTFEIVAGDRASVFKSIEEEVAIEQTAITLAKNLVNTPAADLTPEDFVEDAKTIAKYTKGMSIKVRDMKQLEKEGFMGHITVGKGSDRPPFMVTLEYKPAKPTSKDHLVIVGKGLCFDTGGLCLKPPKSMPEMISDMTGAATALAAIQAIAELNLPIHVSAVLCLAENAIGNKSVLPGDIFTAKNGKTVMVDNTDAEGRLVLSDGLAEAGLIGATHIVDLATLTGAMVRALGYAIAGFFSNDDPLALNIINSGEACCEKFWSMPLEEEYADGLKDKFADLKNTGSDAGAISAALFLQEFVPAETAWAHLDIAGTAFVTKKWKYTEYGATGFGVQTLIELARRMATPATKEDYQKV; encoded by the coding sequence ATGAAAATCAATATTGTCAAAAACGCCTCGGGCAAGGCCAATGTGTCTGCCCTCTTTTTCGTAAAGCAATCCATCCAGTTTTCCAACGTCCTGAGCGACGTCGCAACAACCCAAGTGGAATCCGTCCTGAAGGGGATGGCAGAAGGCCCCTTCGAGGATCTGGACCTCCTTGAAATTGACGGCACCTCCACCATTTTCGTGAATGCAGCTAAAGAACGTGGCATCTCCAGCTTGGACCACCTACGTATGGCAGCATATCGTCTGGCAAAGAAGGCCATGGCCCGACAAATTCCCATAGTTTCCATTATGCTGGCGGATGCTGCGGACGAACAGTTCAAATCCATCGTCCACGGGCTGAACTACGCCAACTACAAGTTCGACGCCTACAAGAGCAAGCAAAAAGATAACTTCCAGGTCACTTTTGAAATCGTTGCCGGTGACAGGGCCAGTGTTTTTAAATCCATCGAAGAAGAAGTCGCTATCGAACAGACCGCAATCACTCTGGCAAAGAACCTGGTGAATACTCCTGCGGCCGACTTGACTCCCGAAGATTTCGTTGAAGATGCAAAGACCATCGCCAAGTACACCAAGGGCATGTCCATCAAGGTCCGTGACATGAAGCAGCTTGAAAAGGAAGGCTTCATGGGTCACATTACCGTAGGCAAGGGAAGCGACCGTCCTCCCTTTATGGTGACTCTGGAATACAAGCCCGCAAAGCCTACGTCCAAGGACCACCTGGTCATCGTCGGTAAGGGTCTGTGCTTTGATACGGGCGGTCTCTGCCTGAAACCGCCTAAATCCATGCCGGAAATGATTAGCGACATGACGGGTGCAGCCACCGCCTTGGCCGCCATCCAGGCTATTGCAGAACTGAATCTTCCCATTCATGTGAGTGCAGTACTTTGCCTTGCTGAAAACGCCATCGGCAACAAGTCTGTCCTTCCTGGCGATATCTTTACCGCAAAGAATGGCAAGACAGTCATGGTAGACAATACGGATGCAGAAGGCCGTCTGGTTCTTTCCGATGGTCTGGCAGAAGCAGGCCTTATTGGCGCCACCCACATTGTGGACTTGGCCACTCTTACAGGCGCCATGGTCCGTGCCCTGGGTTATGCCATCGCAGGCTTCTTCAGCAACGACGATCCGCTGGCTTTGAACATCATCAACAGCGGTGAAGCCTGCTGCGAAAAGTTCTGGAGCATGCCTCTGGAAGAAGAATACGCAGATGGTCTAAAGGATAAGTTTGCAGATCTCAAGAACACGGGTTCCGACGCTGGAGCGATCAGCGCAGCCCTCTTCCTCCAGGAATTTGTACCTGCTGAAACCGCATGGGCACACCTGGATATTGCAGGCACCGCCTTTGTGACCAAGAAGTGGAAGTACACCGAATACGGCGCCACAGGCTTCGGCGTGCAGACCCTCATTGAACTTGCCCGCAGAATGGCAACGCCTGCAACCAAAGAAGATTACCAAAAGGTTTAA
- a CDS encoding InlB B-repeat-containing protein, producing MKSLCFTAVVLLSFVCSFAKTYLTPELLEPKVEKGCYQISSAGELLGFAAIVNGTFAEERAAEKSACGVLTADIHMNKTKDSVYLWTPIEEFSGSFDGQGHTLEYLYRVYWDTDNNSFIKKVVGGTKDKPVVIQNVHLLKLILEGESAVGLVSVNEGNLFMDRVIMEDNSMYADSIIGAMVGINASGATLRISSSDAGDYAVHADSIAGGFVGYNEKDATLLVENSRSYQNGNGYHANGGFLGVNDGSFTLVNSYSNIFVGTYNRDETCGAFLGLNNGTYEVDNSYYTGSWSDSKGTYFDYNDDSSGAAVVQLHNYNKNGIDGSIWGQEGSSPRFDEKYGIYRFKVTLISLGDTLPDLKEYISGEKMRLPTLKKSGFGFEGWYTNSKFEGDAVTEISPTESGRRTFYAKWEGVPVKPRKDEEGCFVISNRGELYGYVAVAGGFIEKYWTGENWYDRDAAKACVNLSANIVVNPQVFDSEGKPLDSLRQWYGISGFSGVFDGQYHTISGLYSYDVFSRGFFASTDANEDTLAVIKNVGFINSLVTTESNRGSVSTQGSGAVVGANYGNLLMERVYSDVTFCGNRLYYISGMVGKNDGNLTIKECANVGNLNMEDGDGAAGLVGYLGGGELHIANSFNAGNIYAVWGAGGLVGDLSRDVYIENSFNVGVIEGKTGRGPLLGKQSYSNLHHLTNVFYDDLSGNQDQATGVRLSEFSDGTVLKALREYEGADSLWTQEVGKDAYPVLSWISLLDTSVPDMGDDSSGDKPSGEVPLVVRQVADGVPTSFANIRSEGLHLHIEGVVAGRVMAVFDMQGKMVVAPMRLTGNSTEIQMHHAGRYLVRIGRFIQPVTVK from the coding sequence ATGAAGAGTTTGTGTTTTACTGCAGTTGTTTTGCTGTCGTTCGTTTGCTCTTTTGCAAAAACGTATCTTACCCCGGAACTTCTGGAACCTAAGGTGGAAAAAGGGTGCTATCAGATTTCTAGCGCAGGTGAACTTCTCGGTTTTGCAGCTATTGTGAATGGTACTTTCGCAGAAGAACGTGCTGCTGAAAAATCCGCATGCGGCGTGCTTACCGCCGATATTCATATGAATAAAACGAAGGATTCCGTATATCTGTGGACTCCCATAGAGGAATTTTCCGGCTCTTTTGATGGACAGGGGCATACTCTGGAATACCTTTATCGTGTCTATTGGGACACGGATAATAATAGTTTCATTAAGAAAGTGGTGGGTGGAACCAAAGATAAACCTGTGGTCATCCAGAATGTCCATCTGCTGAAACTTATTCTCGAAGGAGAATCGGCGGTTGGTCTTGTGTCCGTCAATGAAGGTAATCTTTTTATGGATCGTGTTATCATGGAAGATAACAGCATGTACGCGGATTCCATTATTGGGGCTATGGTGGGGATAAATGCTTCTGGTGCAACATTGCGTATTTCCTCTTCCGATGCGGGTGATTACGCTGTACATGCTGATTCCATCGCTGGAGGCTTCGTTGGATATAATGAAAAAGACGCAACCCTGCTGGTGGAAAACAGCCGCTCCTATCAGAATGGCAACGGATATCACGCCAATGGTGGTTTTCTTGGCGTAAATGATGGCTCCTTTACCTTGGTCAATTCCTACTCCAATATTTTTGTAGGTACTTACAATAGAGATGAAACATGCGGGGCTTTTCTTGGTTTGAATAACGGAACCTATGAAGTGGATAACAGTTATTATACTGGTTCGTGGTCTGATTCCAAGGGTACTTATTTTGATTACAATGATGATAGCTCTGGTGCTGCTGTGGTTCAGTTGCACAACTACAATAAAAATGGGATTGATGGAAGCATCTGGGGCCAGGAAGGATCGTCTCCGAGATTCGACGAAAAGTATGGCATTTATCGTTTTAAAGTTACGCTGATTTCTCTTGGTGATACACTGCCTGATCTCAAGGAGTACATCTCTGGCGAAAAAATGAGATTACCGACACTGAAGAAAAGTGGATTCGGCTTTGAAGGTTGGTACACTAACTCCAAATTTGAGGGGGATGCTGTTACTGAAATTTCTCCAACAGAATCTGGTCGTAGGACATTCTATGCCAAGTGGGAAGGCGTTCCTGTAAAACCTCGGAAGGATGAAGAGGGATGCTTTGTCATTTCTAATCGTGGGGAATTGTATGGATATGTGGCAGTTGCTGGTGGTTTCATCGAAAAATATTGGACTGGTGAGAATTGGTATGATCGGGATGCTGCCAAGGCTTGCGTCAATTTGTCTGCAAATATTGTCGTGAATCCCCAGGTCTTTGATAGCGAGGGTAAGCCCCTGGATAGCCTTAGACAATGGTATGGCATAAGCGGTTTTTCGGGCGTGTTTGACGGCCAATATCACACTATTTCTGGACTTTATTCCTACGACGTTTTTTCAAGAGGATTCTTTGCTTCTACTGACGCAAATGAGGATACGCTCGCTGTAATTAAAAACGTGGGCTTCATCAATTCCTTGGTCACCACAGAATCAAATCGCGGTTCTGTGAGTACTCAGGGCAGTGGTGCCGTTGTTGGCGCAAATTACGGAAACCTCCTTATGGAACGGGTCTACAGCGATGTGACTTTTTGTGGTAACAGACTTTACTACATCAGTGGAATGGTGGGGAAGAATGATGGAAACTTGACTATCAAGGAATGTGCAAACGTCGGAAATCTTAATATGGAAGATGGTGATGGTGCTGCTGGCCTTGTTGGGTATCTTGGTGGTGGCGAACTTCACATTGCAAACTCCTTTAATGCAGGAAATATATATGCAGTCTGGGGCGCAGGCGGATTGGTTGGTGATTTGTCCCGTGACGTATACATCGAAAATTCTTTTAATGTTGGTGTGATTGAAGGTAAAACGGGTCGTGGTCCCCTTCTTGGTAAACAGAGCTATTCGAATCTTCATCATCTGACGAACGTATTCTATGATGATTTGTCCGGCAATCAAGACCAGGCGACGGGCGTACGTCTTAGTGAATTTTCGGATGGTACTGTTCTTAAGGCTCTGCGTGAATATGAAGGCGCTGATTCTCTCTGGACTCAGGAAGTGGGGAAGGACGCATACCCAGTTCTTTCTTGGATTTCCTTGCTGGATACTAGCGTTCCCGATATGGGCGATGATTCCTCTGGTGATAAACCTTCCGGAGAAGTCCCGCTGGTGGTCCGTCAGGTGGCGGATGGTGTCCCGACAAGTTTTGCGAACATTCGCTCCGAAGGATTGCATTTGCATATTGAAGGTGTCGTAGCTGGACGCGTTATGGCTGTATTTGATATGCAAGGAAAGATGGTGGTCGCCCCGATGCGCCTGACCGGAAATTCAACAGAAATCCAGATGCATCACGCAGGTCGTTATCTGGTTCGCATTGGACGATTTATTCAGCCTGTGACTGTAAAGTAA
- a CDS encoding calcium/sodium antiporter translates to MLPAFAAVIVGLVVLVWSADKFVDGAVGVAKFCGMSTLLIGMVIVGFGTSAPEMVVSALSAAQGNPELALGNAYGSNIANIALILGVTALISPILVQRSVLKKDLPLLIGVTVLSILLLLDGNVSRIDGMVFLAVFFGVMGFNIWSEKRRNSVESSAEESSEGDEKPMGLGKSIFWLVLGMALLVASSRALVWGAVEIARSFGVSDLLIGLTIVAIGTSLPELASSIAAARKGEDDLAVGNIIGSNLFNTLMVVGIAASIAPMQEIEKEVLSRDMPLMGILTLSILVLGFRRKGDGRINRIAGLILLLVYVLYLVSLILVAMGHM, encoded by the coding sequence TTGCTTCCGGCTTTTGCTGCCGTCATTGTGGGGTTGGTGGTATTGGTGTGGAGTGCCGATAAGTTCGTGGATGGCGCTGTTGGCGTCGCCAAGTTCTGTGGCATGTCCACCTTACTTATTGGCATGGTCATTGTGGGATTTGGTACTAGTGCTCCCGAAATGGTTGTGTCTGCCCTCTCTGCTGCGCAAGGGAACCCGGAATTGGCGTTAGGTAATGCCTACGGAAGCAATATCGCAAATATTGCATTGATTCTAGGAGTGACAGCTCTGATTTCTCCCATTCTGGTTCAGCGTTCCGTCCTCAAAAAGGATCTGCCTTTACTGATCGGTGTGACCGTTCTTTCCATCCTGCTTTTGTTGGATGGAAACGTTTCCCGAATTGATGGTATGGTCTTCCTTGCGGTATTCTTCGGTGTTATGGGTTTCAACATCTGGAGTGAAAAACGTCGCAACTCCGTGGAATCTTCGGCTGAGGAATCTTCCGAAGGTGACGAAAAACCCATGGGCCTTGGCAAGTCCATCTTCTGGCTGGTTCTTGGCATGGCTCTTCTGGTTGCAAGTTCCCGAGCCCTGGTCTGGGGCGCTGTGGAAATTGCTCGCAGTTTTGGAGTTAGCGACCTGCTTATTGGCCTCACCATTGTGGCTATTGGAACTTCCTTGCCTGAACTGGCCAGTTCCATTGCCGCAGCCCGTAAGGGGGAAGATGATTTGGCCGTTGGAAATATTATCGGTTCCAATCTCTTTAACACTTTGATGGTGGTGGGTATTGCAGCTTCCATCGCTCCTATGCAGGAAATCGAAAAGGAAGTTCTTTCCCGTGATATGCCTTTGATGGGAATTTTGACCTTGTCCATTCTGGTTCTTGGATTCCGTCGCAAAGGCGATGGACGAATTAACCGAATTGCCGGTCTCATCCTGCTGCTGGTCTATGTGCTGTACCTTGTCAGCTTGATATTGGTTGCTATGGGTCACATGTAA
- a CDS encoding sulfite exporter TauE/SafE family protein has product MNLKMEMNSILILIGISCMGSFIQRVSGFGFGIFVMTILPHLLPSYGEATALSGMLAGSMSIVVAIRMRKFIVWREVLPILTIFGVVSFFAVSAVANFDDKFLKHILGAILIVISIYFFFISEKIKLKPTLFVQTILGIISGIMGGLFAMQGPPSVLYFLASCSSKEKYIAHSQTYFALGNLMMTFFRAGNGFVTPAVGMAYGCGIIGVIIGLFIGGKVFKKIPHKVLKKIVYAYMAVSGVVALCA; this is encoded by the coding sequence TTGAATTTGAAAATGGAAATGAACAGCATCCTCATACTGATAGGCATTAGCTGCATGGGTAGCTTTATCCAGCGGGTCAGCGGGTTCGGATTTGGCATCTTCGTGATGACAATCCTCCCCCACCTACTGCCCAGCTATGGAGAAGCTACAGCCCTATCCGGAATGCTGGCAGGATCCATGTCCATTGTGGTAGCAATCCGCATGAGAAAGTTCATCGTCTGGAGGGAAGTGCTACCCATCCTTACCATTTTTGGCGTTGTCAGTTTCTTTGCGGTGAGCGCAGTAGCCAATTTCGACGACAAGTTCCTAAAGCATATCCTCGGAGCCATCCTGATAGTCATCAGCATTTATTTTTTCTTCATTAGCGAAAAAATCAAGCTGAAGCCCACCCTCTTCGTACAAACTATTTTAGGAATTATTTCCGGAATCATGGGCGGGCTCTTCGCCATGCAAGGTCCTCCATCCGTCCTGTACTTCCTAGCCTCCTGCAGCTCCAAGGAAAAGTACATCGCCCATAGCCAAACCTACTTCGCCTTAGGCAATCTGATGATGACATTCTTTAGAGCAGGCAACGGGTTCGTCACTCCTGCGGTCGGAATGGCCTATGGTTGCGGAATCATAGGAGTGATCATCGGGCTTTTCATTGGCGGTAAGGTTTTCAAGAAGATTCCCCACAAGGTCCTGAAGAAAATCGTCTACGCCTATATGGCCGTAAGCGGTGTCGTTGCGCTTTGCGCCTAG
- the yfcE gene encoding phosphodiesterase: MRALILSDIHGSADAVRKALAFFDKFNCDKIFLLGDTLYHGPRNPLPEGHGPMGVVEALKPFADKIVAVRGNCDADVDLMMLEFPMADEYAVVEDSTTEGGHRTLRLFLSHGHIFLPECFPGNALDQLEPGEEKGRAIDVYLYGHTHIWDLHKNFKNVLMVNPGSTSLPKGGQEASFGFYESYDKPDSRGNLGKFSIHCLNSGKELATFDLNDRENV, translated from the coding sequence ATGCGTGCTTTAATTCTTTCCGACATTCACGGCTCTGCCGACGCAGTTCGCAAGGCCTTGGCTTTTTTTGACAAGTTCAATTGCGATAAAATTTTCCTGCTGGGAGACACCCTCTATCACGGGCCCCGCAATCCACTTCCCGAAGGACACGGTCCCATGGGCGTCGTAGAAGCATTAAAGCCCTTCGCCGACAAGATTGTAGCTGTCCGCGGAAACTGCGACGCCGATGTGGACCTGATGATGCTGGAATTTCCTATGGCGGATGAATACGCAGTGGTGGAAGATTCCACTACAGAAGGCGGCCACCGTACACTCCGTCTGTTCCTGAGCCATGGCCACATTTTTCTTCCGGAATGTTTCCCGGGTAACGCCCTGGACCAGCTGGAACCCGGCGAAGAAAAAGGCCGTGCCATTGACGTCTATCTTTACGGCCATACCCACATTTGGGATCTGCACAAGAATTTCAAGAACGTCTTGATGGTCAATCCCGGCTCCACCAGCCTCCCCAAAGGCGGTCAGGAAGCCTCCTTCGGTTTTTACGAGAGCTACGACAAGCCGGACAGCCGCGGAAACCTGGGAAAGTTCAGCATTCATTGCCTGAATAGCGGCAAGGAATTGGCTACTTTTGACCTGAACGACCGGGAGAACGTCTAA
- a CDS encoding nucleoside recognition domain-containing protein — MVLNVIWLVFFFGAFIACLIQWLAFGDSGIFNKAILGAFDMSKTAFEIALGLTGILSLWLGILKIGEKAGAVQILAKLVQPLFSRLFPQIPKGHPVVGTMLMNISANMLGLDNAATPMGLKAMKELQELNPNEDKSVASDSQIMFLVLNASGLTLIPVSIMTYRAQMGAANPSDVFLPLLLSTFFSTMAGIFALSFFQKVKLKDPVTVAWLGGLSACVIAIMVYFSHLTAEAIGTTSLFLSGIILFGVIVAFLGLACYRKVQAYEAFVEGAKDGFHTAVMIIPNLVAILVGVAVFRASGAMDLLMNGISALLGMMGIGNDVVPALPTAIMKPLSGSGARGMMIDAMKTLGPDSFAGRLSCMFQGAADTTFYIIAVYFGSVGVKKTRHAVTCALIADAVGVIAAIAIAYIFFPPMG; from the coding sequence ATGGTTCTAAACGTAATTTGGCTTGTATTCTTTTTTGGCGCATTTATCGCCTGCCTCATCCAGTGGCTAGCCTTTGGAGACAGCGGTATTTTCAACAAGGCAATCCTTGGCGCATTTGACATGTCCAAGACCGCCTTTGAAATCGCCCTCGGTCTTACAGGTATTCTGAGCCTCTGGCTTGGCATCCTGAAAATCGGTGAAAAAGCGGGTGCAGTCCAGATCTTAGCCAAACTGGTACAGCCCCTGTTCAGCAGGCTTTTCCCCCAGATTCCTAAGGGTCATCCCGTAGTAGGCACCATGCTCATGAACATCAGCGCCAACATGCTGGGTCTTGACAATGCGGCCACCCCCATGGGTCTGAAGGCCATGAAGGAACTTCAGGAACTGAACCCCAACGAAGATAAATCCGTCGCCAGCGACTCCCAGATCATGTTCCTGGTGCTGAACGCCAGCGGTCTAACCTTGATTCCCGTCAGTATCATGACTTACCGCGCCCAGATGGGAGCGGCCAACCCCAGTGATGTTTTCCTCCCGCTTCTGCTTTCAACCTTCTTTAGCACCATGGCAGGTATTTTTGCGTTAAGCTTTTTCCAGAAAGTCAAGCTGAAAGATCCTGTAACCGTTGCATGGCTTGGCGGTCTTTCCGCCTGCGTCATTGCCATCATGGTCTACTTCAGCCACCTGACTGCAGAAGCCATCGGCACCACCAGCCTTTTCCTCAGCGGAATCATCCTGTTCGGTGTAATCGTTGCATTCCTTGGCCTCGCCTGCTATCGTAAAGTTCAGGCTTATGAAGCCTTTGTTGAAGGAGCCAAGGACGGATTCCATACCGCGGTAATGATCATCCCGAATCTTGTGGCGATTCTTGTGGGCGTTGCCGTATTCCGCGCCAGCGGTGCCATGGACCTGCTGATGAACGGCATTTCCGCACTTCTTGGCATGATGGGCATTGGAAACGATGTTGTCCCCGCCCTTCCCACCGCCATTATGAAACCCTTAAGCGGTAGCGGTGCACGAGGCATGATGATTGACGCCATGAAGACTCTTGGTCCCGATAGTTTTGCGGGTCGCCTCAGCTGCATGTTCCAGGGTGCAGCCGATACCACCTTCTATATCATCGCAGTCTACTTCGGTTCCGTGGGCGTCAAGAAGACCCGTCACGCAGTCACATGCGCCCTTATCGCCGACGCCGTTGGCGTCATCGCGGCGATTGCAATTGCCTACATTTTCTTCCCGCCCATGGGATAG